CCCGACCGGGGCGAACGCCGAGGCCGGCGCGAAGATGTTCGAAAAGAGCGTGTCGTTCGTCGTCGAGGCGCTCGAGGAGATCAGCCGATTCGACTACACGGCGTGATTCCCGCACGGCGGGGTACACAACTCCTGCAGATGCAGCCCGTGGGCTCGTCCGTCCGGGCCGACACGACGTCGCGCGGGAGTTGTGCGCCGCGCAGTGCCCTGCGACCGGAGCGTCGGGGCCTCCCGGCACAACTCCTGCATCGAGGGCCTGCCACCCCCGGGCAGCGGTCTGAACGGCCGATCCGCAGGAGCTGTGCACGCGGGGGTGCGAGCTCGTGAGCGCCGCGGCCGACACCGCGCAGGGCGTCCGGGCGTACGGGCAGGTGCTGCGCCTGCCCGGCGCGCGGTGGTTCGTCGCCGCCGGGATCCTCGCCCGCTTCCCGCGCGCGACGCTCTCGCTCGGCATCATCCTGCTCGTGTCGGCCGCGACCGGCAGCTTCGCGTCGGCGGGTGTCGTGGTGGCGCCCCTCGTCGTCGGCATGGCCGTGGCCGCGCCGCTGTGGTCGTCGCGCATGGACCGGTTCGGCCAGGGTCGCGTCATCCTGGTGTCCCTTGGATGCCTCGTGCTCGCGGCATCCGTCCTGCTCGCCCTCGTGCTGGCGGGAGCGCCGTTCTGGACGTGGCTCATCGCCGCGTTCGTGACCGGCGCCGCCACCCCCGACCTCACCTCGGCCGTGCGGGCGCGCTGGACCGTGCTCGCGCCCGAGTCGCAGCGCGGGGCGGCCCTGGCGCTGGAGACGATCGCCGATCAAGTGGTGTTCATCAGCGGTCCGCCCGTGATCACCGTGGTGGCGGCCGCGCTCGACCCGGCCGTGGCGATGGTCGGCTCATTGGCCTTGGGCGTCATCGGCGGGGTCTGGCTCGCGTCGCAGCGGCGCACGGAGCCGGCGCCGAGCCCCGGCCCCGCACAGCGCCGCCTCGTGCTCCCGCCCCTCGGGGTGGTGCCGATCGCCCTGGCCTGCATCGCGCTGGGCGGGGTCTTCGGCGCGTTCGACGTGGGCGTGGTGGGCTGGGCCGAGCTGAGCGAGCGGCCGTGGCTCGCGGGACCGGCGTTCAGCGCGCTGGCCGGCGCCATCGCCGTGGGCTCGATCATCACGGGTGCGAGGGCGTGGCGGATGTCGCCCGCCGCCCGCTTCATCGGCTTCGCGGGGCTCGCCGCAGCGGTGGCGCTCCTGCTTCCGCTCGCCGAGGGAACGGCTCCGCTGCTGTTCGTCGCGATCCTCGCGCTCGGACTCACGGTGTCGCCGGTGATGGTGTCGGGGATCCTCGTGGCATCCGCTCGCGCCCCCGAAGGCCGCGTGACCGAGACCCTCGCCTACCCGACCGCGGCCATGTCGCTCGGCGTGCCCATCGGCGGCGTCATCGCCGGAGCGGCCCTGGATGCCACGGGCCCCGCCGCCGCGCTCATCACCATCGCGGTCTCGCTGGTGTGCGCCACGGCCATCGCCGCGGTGGGCGAGGCGCTGCTGCGGCTGCGGCGGCGGCGGCGGCGCCGAGACCGTTGAGTGTCCAGAACACGCCGCATCGGCGCAAGGGTTCGCGGCGTGTTCTGGACACTCAAGCGGTCGCGGTATCGAGCGCCGTGCCGAGGTGACGCAGGATCGAGACGTGGCCGTCGTCCGGGTGCAGGTCGACGGTGGCGCTCGGCAGCGCGGATGCGAGCATCCTCGCGTGCGCGGGCGGAATCACACGGTCGCGCTCGCCCTGCACGAGAAGGACGGATGCCGTGACATCGGCGAGATCGAAACCCCACGGCCGCGTGAAAGCGAGGTCGTCGTCGATGAGCCCGTCGGGGCCGTCGGCTTCGGCCGCGCCCGCGTCGCGTGCCAGCCCGGCCCACTCCCCCTCGAGCGCCGCGAAATCGGCATCCACGAATTGCGCGGGATCGAACACGTCGGTCTCCGCGAAGCGTCGGCGGGCATGCTCCCCCTCGGTCGCGGCTCGCAGGCCGCCGGGCGCCCGCATGCCCTCGAACCAGGCGTCGCCACCGGTGAACGGCGCCGGGGACGCGAACGCGACCACCGCGCGGACGCGCTCCGGCATGGCGACAGCGCACGCGAGCGCGTGCGGTCCCCCGCCGGATGCGCCGACGGAGATCACGGATGCCACGTCGAGCGCATCCAGCACCGGCCGGAGGCCCGTCGCGACGTCGGCGACGGTGCGACCCGGTATGCGCGCAGACCCCGCATACGCCGGACGGGCGACCGAGACCACAGCGAGCCCTCGGCCGTCGGCAGCCGCGTGGACGGGTGGCAGGATCGCCCCGGTCTGCGGCGAGCCGTGGTGCCACAGAAGGATGTCCCGCCCGGCGACGTCGGCGTGCGAGGTGTGCACGTCCAGCCCCGATATCTCTCTGCGCATGTGGCCAGGGTGCCACGCCACGGGGACCCGGGGCTCGCCGCGCGTGCCCACACCGCGGGGCCCGCAGCGGGCACGACGGCGGGCGTCGGCGCCGGCACGCCGCGCGGGGTCGGCCGGCGGCGTGGCGGGCACGAACTCCGCCGTTCGGCTCGCGAGACGAACCGGTCTCGGCGACCGTGGACCGAGGCGGTCAGCGGGTCAGAGGATGACGCCGAACTCCTCCGCCAGGGCCGGCAGCTCCTCGTGCAGCACGCGCGAGGCCTCGACCGCCAGCGGGTTCGTCGAGACGCCGCTCTCGTTGACGAGCTTGCCGCCGACGTAGACCTGCTGCAGGTTGCGCAGACCGCAGGCGAGGACGTAGCTGCGCACGGGATTCCACAGCGGCCCGACGTCGGGCAGCCGCGGGTCGACGACCACGAAGTCGGCGAACTTGCCCACCTCGAGGCTGCCGACGCGGTCGTCGACGCCCATGATCTCCGCCCCGCCGAGGGTGTGGAGGCGAAGGACTCGCTCGGGCATCATCGACAACGGGTCGTGGGTGCGGGCGCGCTGCATGAACATGCCCATGCGCATGTTCTGCCACGGGTCGGCGACATCGGTGCAGGCCTGGTCGTCGAGGCCCATGCCGACCTTCATGCCGAGATCGAGCATCTCGGGCACGTGGGCGATGCCCGACGCGAGACGCCCGTTGGACGCCGGCTGCCACGACATGCTGGCGCCGCCGGCGGCGGCATCCTGAATGATTTCCGGCGTCGTCTGGATGAAGTGGCCGAACATCATGCCCGGGCGGAGGGCTCCGGCGTTCTTGTAGAGCTGGAACTTGGTCTGCTGGTGCTCGATCGCCTCGTAGGTCTCGAGGAAGTGCGCCTGGTTGGTGACGCCGAAGCGGTCCATGACGGCGACCTCGATCTCGGCGGCGTCGGGCCGCGTCGACCACTGCACCTGGCCCATGATCGACGCGCCGAGGGCGATGTCGGGGTCCATCGCGAGCACGTGATCGAGGGAGGCCTCGAAGCGCGCGAAGATCTCGTCGTCGGTGCCGACGGTGGCATCCAGGGCGATCGAGTCGACGAAGCGGAGCCCGGCGTCGTAGCATCCGTCGGCCTGGCGGGTGTGCCAGGCGTGGTCGCGCAGGGTGCCGCCGCCGTCGGCGCGCTTGCCCTCGACCATCGGCTCCCAGGGCAGGAGCGGATCGGTGAAGTTGTACGCCGTGGTCACGCCGTTGGCGAGGAAGTCGAGCGAGCCGTGCAGGGTCGCCCAGTAGCTCTGGTCGGGCGAGGCGTTGTTGAGCACGCTGAACATCGAGGTGCACCAGCCGTAGAGCGTCTGATCGACGCCGAGGCCGCGCGAGCCGCTCGTGAAGAGGTGGCTGT
The DNA window shown above is from Microbacterium proteolyticum and carries:
- a CDS encoding amidohydrolase family protein, yielding MSLLVTNARLITVPAGTDDPGYIERGYMLVQDGRIAAIGAGDPDPGVTADEILDVDGKFVAPGFVSSHSHLFTSGSRGLGVDQTLYGWCTSMFSVLNNASPDQSYWATLHGSLDFLANGVTTAYNFTDPLLPWEPMVEGKRADGGGTLRDHAWHTRQADGCYDAGLRFVDSIALDATVGTDDEIFARFEASLDHVLAMDPDIALGASIMGQVQWSTRPDAAEIEVAVMDRFGVTNQAHFLETYEAIEHQQTKFQLYKNAGALRPGMMFGHFIQTTPEIIQDAAAGGASMSWQPASNGRLASGIAHVPEMLDLGMKVGMGLDDQACTDVADPWQNMRMGMFMQRARTHDPLSMMPERVLRLHTLGGAEIMGVDDRVGSLEVGKFADFVVVDPRLPDVGPLWNPVRSYVLACGLRNLQQVYVGGKLVNESGVSTNPLAVEASRVLHEELPALAEEFGVIL
- a CDS encoding alpha/beta fold hydrolase; translated protein: MRREISGLDVHTSHADVAGRDILLWHHGSPQTGAILPPVHAAADGRGLAVVSVARPAYAGSARIPGRTVADVATGLRPVLDALDVASVISVGASGGGPHALACAVAMPERVRAVVAFASPAPFTGGDAWFEGMRAPGGLRAATEGEHARRRFAETDVFDPAQFVDADFAALEGEWAGLARDAGAAEADGPDGLIDDDLAFTRPWGFDLADVTASVLLVQGERDRVIPPAHARMLASALPSATVDLHPDDGHVSILRHLGTALDTATA
- a CDS encoding MFS transporter, encoding MSAAADTAQGVRAYGQVLRLPGARWFVAAGILARFPRATLSLGIILLVSAATGSFASAGVVVAPLVVGMAVAAPLWSSRMDRFGQGRVILVSLGCLVLAASVLLALVLAGAPFWTWLIAAFVTGAATPDLTSAVRARWTVLAPESQRGAALALETIADQVVFISGPPVITVVAAALDPAVAMVGSLALGVIGGVWLASQRRTEPAPSPGPAQRRLVLPPLGVVPIALACIALGGVFGAFDVGVVGWAELSERPWLAGPAFSALAGAIAVGSIITGARAWRMSPAARFIGFAGLAAAVALLLPLAEGTAPLLFVAILALGLTVSPVMVSGILVASARAPEGRVTETLAYPTAAMSLGVPIGGVIAGAALDATGPAAALITIAVSLVCATAIAAVGEALLRLRRRRRRRDR